A window from Pelodiscus sinensis isolate JC-2024 chromosome 31, ASM4963464v1, whole genome shotgun sequence encodes these proteins:
- the LOC102447553 gene encoding uncharacterized protein LOC102447553 isoform X4, protein MNTSIAQWNLDLQLEFPGFPVSKDHVIAWVEQGEELWVPDLQVCEEGEIISNTHAAGDGMVNENSLQQEGSERMAPSGMLLGRSKGHVLQSLEQGETCESQHSPEMQQGNHPGEGQGKSSHRSIGKKRNKIVQRKISHQQSPCTCSDCATLIEHERTHTGEKPFKCSDCGKSFSKSSALVRHKRTHTGEKPFTCSDCGKSYSCSSHLVRHRRTHTGEKPFSCFNCGKSFRESSALVTHWRTHTGEKPFTCSDCGKSYSCSSHLVTHRRTHTGEKPFSCSDCGKSFKESSALVTHRRTHTGEKPFTCSECGKTFSKSSNLVKHRRTHTGEKPFNCYDCGKSYSCSSHLVIHRRTHTGEKPFSCSDCGKSFRESSALVTHRRTHTGEKPFTCSVCGKTFSKSSNLVKHRRTHTGEKPFNCYICGKNYSCNSYLLIHWRTHTGEKPFSCSDCGKSFRGSSDLVTHKRTHTGEKPFNCSDCGKSFYQRSQLVTHRRTHTGEKPFSCSDCGKSFHQRSHLLNHRRTHTGEKPFSCLDCGKSFRESSDLVTHRRTHTGEKPFTCSECGKSFSKSSNLVIHWRTHTGEKPFSCSDCGKSYSCNSYLVTHRRTHTGEKPFICSHCGKSCSQCFCLTNHQVIHRK, encoded by the coding sequence caggtgatgggatggTGAATGAGAAcagtcttcagcaggaaggatCAGAGCGAATGGCTCCAAGTGGGATGTTATTAGGAAGATCTAAAGGCCATGTTTTGCAGAGTCTTGAGCAGGGAGAGACctgtgagagtcagcatagcccagaaatgcagcagggaaaccatccaggagaAGGACAGGGTAAATCCAGTCATAGAAGCATagggaagaaaagaaacaaaatcgTTCAACGGAAAATCtcccatcaacagtcaccctgcactTGCAGTGACTGTGCAACTCTTATTGAACATgaaagaacccacacaggagagaagcccttcaaatgctctgactgtgggaaaagcttcagtaagaGTTCAGCCCTTGTTAGAcataagagaacccacacaggggagaaacccttcacctgttctgactgtgggaaaagctacagttgcagctcacaccttgttagacacaggagaacccacacaggagagaaacccttcagctgcttcaactgcgggaaaagcttcagggagAGCTCAGCCCTTGTTACCCattggagaacccacacaggggagaaacccttcacctgctctgactgtgggaaaagctacaGTTGTagctcacaccttgttacccatagaagaacccacacaggggagaaacccttcagctgctctgactgtgggaaaagcttcaaggaGAGCTCAgcccttgttacccataggagaacccacacaggggagaaaccctttacctgctctgagtgtgggaaaaccttCAGTAAGAGTTCAAACCTTGTGAAACACAGGAGGACGCACAccggagagaaacctttcaactgctatgactgtgggaaaagctacaGTTGTAGCTCACACCTTGTTATTCATAGGagaactcacacaggagagaaaccttttagCTGCTCTGattgcgggaaaagcttcagggagAGTTCAgcccttgttacccataggagaacgcacacaggggagaaaccctttacctgctctgtgtgtgggaaAACCTTCAGTAAGAGTTCAAACCTTGTGAAACACAGGAGGACGCACACTGGAGAGAAGCCTTTCAACTGCTATATCTGTGGGAAGAACTACAGTTGCAACTCATACCTTCTTATCCattggagaacccacacaggggagaaacccttcagctgctccgactgtgggaaaagcttcagagggagcTCAGATCTTGTTACCCATAAGAGaactcacacaggggagaaacccttcaactgctctgactgtgggaaaagcttctatCAAAGATCACaacttgttacccataggagaactcacacgggggagaaacccttcagctgctctgactgtgggaaaagcttccatcAGAGATCACATTTACTTaaccataggagaacccacacaggggagaaacccttcagctgcttggactgtgggaaaagcttcagggagAGCTCAGatcttgttacccataggagaacccacacaggggagaaacccttcacctgctctgagtgtgggaaaagtttcagtaaGAGTTCAAACCTTGTTATCCattggagaacccacacaggggagaaacctttcagctgctctgactgtggaaaaagctACAGTTGCAACtcataccttgttacccataggagaacccacacaggagagaaacccttcatctGCTCTCACTGCGGGAAAAGCTGCAGTCAGTGCTTCTGCCTTACTAACCATCAGGTAATACATAGAAAATAG
- the LOC102447553 gene encoding uncharacterized protein LOC102447553 isoform X5, whose product MVNENSLQQEGSERMAPSGMLLGRSKGHVLQSLEQGETCESQHSPEMQQGNHPGEGQGKSSHRSIGKKRNKIVQRKISHQQSPCTCSDCATLIEHERTHTGEKPFKCSDCGKSFSKSSALVRHKRTHTGEKPFTCSDCGKSYSCSSHLVRHRRTHTGEKPFSCFNCGKSFRESSALVTHWRTHTGEKPFTCSDCGKSYSCSSHLVTHRRTHTGEKPFSCSDCGKSFKESSALVTHRRTHTGEKPFTCSECGKTFSKSSNLVKHRRTHTGEKPFNCYDCGKSYSCSSHLVIHRRTHTGEKPFSCSDCGKSFRESSALVTHRRTHTGEKPFTCSVCGKTFSKSSNLVKHRRTHTGEKPFNCYICGKNYSCNSYLLIHWRTHTGEKPFSCSDCGKSFRGSSDLVTHKRTHTGEKPFNCSDCGKSFYQRSQLVTHRRTHTGEKPFSCSDCGKSFHQRSHLLNHRRTHTGEKPFSCLDCGKSFRESSDLVTHRRTHTGEKPFTCSECGKSFSKSSNLVIHWRTHTGEKPFSCSDCGKSYSCNSYLVTHRRTHTGEKPFICSHCGKSCSQCFCLTNHQVIHRK is encoded by the coding sequence atggTGAATGAGAAcagtcttcagcaggaaggatCAGAGCGAATGGCTCCAAGTGGGATGTTATTAGGAAGATCTAAAGGCCATGTTTTGCAGAGTCTTGAGCAGGGAGAGACctgtgagagtcagcatagcccagaaatgcagcagggaaaccatccaggagaAGGACAGGGTAAATCCAGTCATAGAAGCATagggaagaaaagaaacaaaatcgTTCAACGGAAAATCtcccatcaacagtcaccctgcactTGCAGTGACTGTGCAACTCTTATTGAACATgaaagaacccacacaggagagaagcccttcaaatgctctgactgtgggaaaagcttcagtaagaGTTCAGCCCTTGTTAGAcataagagaacccacacaggggagaaacccttcacctgttctgactgtgggaaaagctacagttgcagctcacaccttgttagacacaggagaacccacacaggagagaaacccttcagctgcttcaactgcgggaaaagcttcagggagAGCTCAGCCCTTGTTACCCattggagaacccacacaggggagaaacccttcacctgctctgactgtgggaaaagctacaGTTGTagctcacaccttgttacccatagaagaacccacacaggggagaaacccttcagctgctctgactgtgggaaaagcttcaaggaGAGCTCAgcccttgttacccataggagaacccacacaggggagaaaccctttacctgctctgagtgtgggaaaaccttCAGTAAGAGTTCAAACCTTGTGAAACACAGGAGGACGCACAccggagagaaacctttcaactgctatgactgtgggaaaagctacaGTTGTAGCTCACACCTTGTTATTCATAGGagaactcacacaggagagaaaccttttagCTGCTCTGattgcgggaaaagcttcagggagAGTTCAgcccttgttacccataggagaacgcacacaggggagaaaccctttacctgctctgtgtgtgggaaAACCTTCAGTAAGAGTTCAAACCTTGTGAAACACAGGAGGACGCACACTGGAGAGAAGCCTTTCAACTGCTATATCTGTGGGAAGAACTACAGTTGCAACTCATACCTTCTTATCCattggagaacccacacaggggagaaacccttcagctgctccgactgtgggaaaagcttcagagggagcTCAGATCTTGTTACCCATAAGAGaactcacacaggggagaaacccttcaactgctctgactgtgggaaaagcttctatCAAAGATCACaacttgttacccataggagaactcacacgggggagaaacccttcagctgctctgactgtgggaaaagcttccatcAGAGATCACATTTACTTaaccataggagaacccacacaggggagaaacccttcagctgcttggactgtgggaaaagcttcagggagAGCTCAGatcttgttacccataggagaacccacacaggggagaaacccttcacctgctctgagtgtgggaaaagtttcagtaaGAGTTCAAACCTTGTTATCCattggagaacccacacaggggagaaacctttcagctgctctgactgtggaaaaagctACAGTTGCAACtcataccttgttacccataggagaacccacacaggagagaaacccttcatctGCTCTCACTGCGGGAAAAGCTGCAGTCAGTGCTTCTGCCTTACTAACCATCAGGTAATACATAGAAAATAG